The Sulfuricaulis sp. DNA segment TTCCCGGTCACTACCGAGTTTGGAACGGTTGAGACGCCCGCTTTTGCCAGAATCGCATAATGGCCGGCTGCTCCAAGGGACACGTTGCCCGCTGCCGTACTGACGGTTCCCGTTGGGCCTTCGACGGCGCTTGGGCCACCAGACCCGCCACCACCACCATCGCCATTGTTACCGCATCCGGCCATCAAACCAGCTAGTGCTAACGCCAGCAACCAGCTCCGTGGTTTTGAATAATTTTCGAATCTGTTCATGTTCAACTCCTGTGTTGTACGATGCCGGAATAGGCATCGACTCGATGTAATCGGATCGATGAATTCGCAGTTCATCTTGCCCTGATTGAAATCGGGTCAATGGGCTGCGAAACCATCCATGATTGAATCACTTCTACTCCCTTCGTCCTTGGCGAACCGTGCGCTGTCGTACATAGGGCAACCTAATTCTGAGCCGCGAGCGACTATATGGCGGGAATTCTCACTGCGAAAAAAAAGCCCTGCATTGCAGAGCGTAAAGGGGATCATTGTTTTGAATCTATTGGGTGGTGCGCGTACTCGACACCTCGATATCTACGCGGCGATTCTCGGCACGGCCTTGCGCGGTCGCGTTATTGGCGAATGGTTGACGCTCGCCTTCGCCTACGGAGTCGATGTGACCACCATCAACGCCCTGGCTGATCAAGTAGGCTTTGACCGCCTCGGCGCGTCGCAGAGAAAGATCAATGTTATATTCAGTGCTGCCGACGCTATCAGTATGGCCTGTGGAAGTAATGAGTCCGAGTTCAGCCCCCGCCAGATTCAGTTTGCGGACAACTTCGTCCAGCGCTTCCTTGCCTTTCGGCTTGATTTCGGACTTGTCGAAATCGAACATCGCATCGGCGTCCATCGAGATCTTCTCGGTCACGGGAGCGGGAGCGACAGCGACAGGGGCCACCGGCACCGGTTCGGCAGGAGCCGCCGCCACCTTGGGCATTAAACCCGGATCACATTGGGCCGTGGCCAGCTCAGGCGTCCAGTGGCCGGTGCGTACACATTCGCCGTTTGAGCTCCTGACCATGTTATTACCCTGGTCTTTCCAATATCCTGCCTGGTCGGCATTTGCATCCATGGCCACCGCACCCAATACCAGCGCTGTCATCAGCGGCAGTGCTCGTTGTTTAAATGTCGTATTCATACATTTACCTCTCTCAAACTCAAGTTAGTGCGGCGCCGTAATCCAGGCTTCCGCTTTAATCACTTGATCCCGAAGAATCGCATGACACCTTTTGTTACACATAAATTCTGGCGGATTAAACATCGGCCCTACTTTTTGATGTTCATTTTATTTTCGACGTTTTTGACACCGTTCACAGAACGGGCGATTTCGATGACGCGCTCTATCTGCGCCTGATCCTCGACAAAACCGCTTAACTGCACGGTACCTTTATGCGTCTCGACCTGCGGATCCAACCCCTTCACCACCGGGTCCGCGAGCAACCCCGATTTGATTTTTGTGGTGATGATGCTGTCATCGATCGTCGTCCCCACGCTCACGTTTGGCGCTGAACCGGCCGTAGTTTCCTTGCGATTGTCGCAGCCGCCGACAAAAAAAACTGCGGCGGCGCTCAAGAGTGAAAGGTTTAGCAAAACCAGTTTGCGGTTAACTCTCATGCTGGTATATCTCCAGGCACTGAATCAGCAGATTCAGACAATTCAAGCCGTCCATGAACGTCGCCATTGTTCCTGATCCGCTTTCTGCCGGTCTGTACGGCTTCGCACATACAGCAATAGGTTCTCTGGCTAAGCTGCCGTAATAATCGTTAAGTCTTGTCAGAATATTCTCTAGCGGGTTTTATAAAAAAGATTTTCCGCGGATAGCGGTAAAACCAGCAGCAACATGAAATCCTGGCGCCCCTGACGATTCTCAAGATTTTATGCTCTCGGTGATTTTCAATACCTCGCAGCCGATACTCCAGGAGCAAGCGTGATTTGTAACTTTCTCGCATCACCAATCGTTATGCAGGCGCACGCCGCAAGCGGCGCGTTCTTCTGCGTCTGTCAGAGCGGGCTTCTTCTCTCACAAAAGACACATACGCGGGGCAGGTGTCGCATAGGTCGCGCCGGCTTCCCCGTGTTTTCATCATGACCGCCCCGCGTTTATCTGAAGTTGATACTGAGTCCAGGAGCAGTACTGAGACCACCGCTCCGGTCATAAAGACAACCACACAAAATCTGCCCCGTGGCTCGCGCAAGAACGTAGCGATCACTGTATTGGCGGTGTTGGCCCTCATTGCGGCGCTTTATCTCGCGCGCGCCTTCTTTGTGCCGTTGCTGATTGGAGTCCTCGGCAGCTACATGTTGCGCCCGGTGGTGGATTGGCTGAAGGCGCTGCACATACCGCGGTCTGTGGCGGCGGCGCTGGTTCTCATCGTGCTCGTCGGCAGCTTTTCCTGGATCGCCTATGCGTTGCGAGACCAGGCCACAACGATGATCGAGCAGCTTCCCGAGGCCGCCCAGAAGCTGCGGAAGACGTTGAACGACGCACGCGACGGTAGCCCGACAGCGTTGCAAAATATGCAAACAGCCGCCAATGAGATTCAAGGGGCTGCCACCGATGCCGGCTTGAAGCCGGGAGCGCGCGTAGTCGCGGCTCGCGAGCCCGAGCCTACCGCCTGGCTGCGCGACTACGCACTCGCGCAGTCAGCGCTGTTGATCGCAGTTATCGCTCAAACACCGATCGTGTTGCTACTCACCTATTTCCTGCTCGCCTCGGGACAGCACTTTCGGCGCAAGCTGGTGCAGTTCGTCGGGCCGAAGCACCAGAATGAGACCGTGAACATCCTCGAAGAGATCAACGTGCAGATTCAGCGCTACTTGCTCGTTACGTTCGTCTCGAACACCTTGATCGGCGTCTGTACCTGGCTGGCTTTTCGTGCGCTGGGAATGGAGCAGGCCGGTGTTTGGGGCTTCGCCGCTGGCGTGCTGCACTTTATACCTTACCTGGGCCCGGTGCTGATCGCGCTCGCCAGCGGTGTAGCCGCGTTTTTGCAATTCGGGTCGCCGCTCAATGCGCTCGCCGTCGCGGGTGTCTCGCTTCTGGTGGCGGTCGCGATAGGAATGGTCTTCATGACCTGGCTGCAGAGCCATTTTGCGCATATGAACGCCGCCGTGCTGTTCATCGCCTTGCTGTTTTTCGGCTGGATGTGGGGTGTATGGGGCCTGCTGCTCAGTGCGCCGCTGGTCACCATCGCCAAGGTGATTTGCGATCGTGTTGAATCGCTCAAACCGGTCGGTGATTTGTTAGGACGCTGACCTGACGACGAAGCAAGCGAAC contains these protein-coding regions:
- a CDS encoding AI-2E family transporter, with the translated sequence MLALIAALYLARAFFVPLLIGVLGSYMLRPVVDWLKALHIPRSVAAALVLIVLVGSFSWIAYALRDQATTMIEQLPEAAQKLRKTLNDARDGSPTALQNMQTAANEIQGAATDAGLKPGARVVAAREPEPTAWLRDYALAQSALLIAVIAQTPIVLLLTYFLLASGQHFRRKLVQFVGPKHQNETVNILEEINVQIQRYLLVTFVSNTLIGVCTWLAFRALGMEQAGVWGFAAGVLHFIPYLGPVLIALASGVAAFLQFGSPLNALAVAGVSLLVAVAIGMVFMTWLQSHFAHMNAAVLFIALLFFGWMWGVWGLLLSAPLVTIAKVICDRVESLKPVGDLLGR
- a CDS encoding BON domain-containing protein produces the protein MRVNRKLVLLNLSLLSAAAVFFVGGCDNRKETTAGSAPNVSVGTTIDDSIITTKIKSGLLADPVVKGLDPQVETHKGTVQLSGFVEDQAQIERVIEIARSVNGVKNVENKMNIKK
- a CDS encoding OmpA family protein, giving the protein MNTTFKQRALPLMTALVLGAVAMDANADQAGYWKDQGNNMVRSSNGECVRTGHWTPELATAQCDPGLMPKVAAAPAEPVPVAPVAVAPAPVTEKISMDADAMFDFDKSEIKPKGKEALDEVVRKLNLAGAELGLITSTGHTDSVGSTEYNIDLSLRRAEAVKAYLISQGVDGGHIDSVGEGERQPFANNATAQGRAENRRVDIEVSSTRTTQ